The genomic segment TGGACGACGTCGTCGCCTCGAACGGCGCGCGCGCGACCCGGTTGGCGTCGCTGCGCAGACTGCTCGCCTCCCGATCCGGAACGGAGTCCTGAGGTGGTCTGAACAGGGGTGTGTGAAATTCGTGAACTACAACATGGAACCCTGAGCCGGGGAGTCACGTCTGAGTGATGAACCACCAGGATTCATATCGATTGAGGGGATTTCCATGCGTACCTCTGTTCTCGCTGCCGGCGGCGTCGCGCTGGCCCTGGCGCTGACCGCTTGTGGTGGAGACGACTCGTCTGGCGGCGACGCCCTGACCGGCGGCAACGGAAACGGAGGCGCGTTCAGCGACCTGTCGTCCCTCGTCGCGTCGGCGCAGGAAGAGACCGCCAAGAGCAGCTCCTCCAAGTTCACGATGGAAATGAGCATGGGCGGTCAGACGATCACCGCCGAGGGCGAGGGGCGCTACTCGGGTGACGAGACCGCCATGTCCATGACCATGGACATGGCGGGCCAGTCCATGGACATGCTCTTCGTGGACAACGTCATGTACATGAAGATGCCCGAGGGCATGAACCCCGACCCCAGCAAACCCTGGATCAAGATGACGGCCGAGGACGCTGCCGCCCAGGGGCAGGACTTCAGCCAGATGAGCCAGCAGAGCGACCCGACGAAGACGTTGGAGCAGCTCCAGCAGGCCGGCGGGGAGATCAAGAACACCCAGGAGACCGAGGTCAACGGCGAGCAGGCCACGCAGTACACGATCGAGCTCGACCTGTCGAAGGCCGACGGCATGCTCGGTGGCGACGAGCAGGCCACGGCCTCCATCCCCGAGGGCACGATGATCCCGGTCGAGCTGTACCTGAACGGTGACAACCTGCCGCTCCGCGTCGAGATGAACATGGACGCGGTCGCGGAGGCCGTCGGCGCGCCGACCGGCGGCAAGATGGTCATGAACTACACCGACTGGGGCACCCCGGTCGACATCCAGGCGCCTCCGGCCGACCAGGTCGGCGAGATGCCGTCGTTCTGATCGACAGCTGAAGAACCGCCCCGAAGCCCTCACCGGCTCGGGGCGGTTCTTTTTTGTGCCGTTTCCGGTGTGCGATTCGTCGTCGAGCCGTAACACGAACCCGATCTTCGAGATCCGTTCTCTTGACACGATGGGAGAAATCAGACAGAGAGGACTCTCGTGCGCAAATTAGCTCTCGCCGCGGGCGGCATGGCCGTCGCCCTGGCCCTGACCGCCTGCGGTGGCGACGGGGACGACACCAACGGCCTGTCCGTCGGCGGAGGCGGAGGGACCTTCGGCGACCTGCAGCAGCTCGTCGCCTCCGTGGAAGACAAGGCCGAGCAGGTTCAGTCGGTCAAGTTCGATGCCGAGATGACGATGCTGGGCATGCAGTTCACGATGACCGGGCAGACCCGCATCGACCCCGACGACATCGCCATGAGCATGACCATGTCGATGGCCGGGGGCGAGCAGGAGATGCGGATCGTCGACGAGACCATCTACATGAAGGTTCCCGAGCTCGGCGAACCGGGTAAGTCGTGGGTGAAGCGCGACCTGAGCGAGGAGTTCGCCGAGCTCGAGAACGACGGCACGGCGGCAACGTTGTTGGAGAACAGCGACCCGCGCAAGACACTGGAGCAGTTCCAGGAGGCCGGCGGAACCATCACGAGCAGCGAAGCCACCACGCTCGACGGCCGGCCGGTGACGCGCTACACCCTGGAGATCGACGCGGTCGAGATGGCGAAGGCGTCCGGTGAGATCCCGGCCGAGATGATGCCCATGATGGAATCGCTCGGAACGATTCCGGCTTTGGTCTACCTCAACTCCGACGCTCTTCCCGTGCGCATGGAAGTCGAGATGGACATGAGCGCCATGCTGGAGGAAGCCGCCGAGGTGTCCGGTGAGGAGATCCCCGCCGAACTGAGGGACAACCCCGACATGCTCACGATGTCGATATCCCAGGACTACTACGACTGGGGAGAGCCGGTGACGATCGAGGCTCCCCCGGCCGACCAGGTCAGCAGCAAGCCCCTGGAAGACTTCTGACCGGCCTTCTCCAACGACGGACGAACCGCCCCGCGGCCTTCCCGGCCCGGGGCGGTTCTCGTTCGTCGTTCGGCGCTGTCAGCCCATGTGGGGATAGGTGATGTCGACCGGAGCGTCGAACGTCTCCTTGATGGAGCGGGGGCTCGTCCACCGCAGCAGGTTGAACATCGAGCCCGCCTTGTCGTTGGTGCCCGACGCCCGCGAGCCGCCGAAGGGCTGCTGGCTCACGATCGACCCGGTCGGCTTGTCGTTGACGTAGAAGTTGCCCGCGGCGTGCCGCAGCGCGCGGTGCGCCTGCTGAATCGCCTGCCGGTCGTCGGCGAACACCGCACCGGTCAGCGCGTACGGCGCCGTGGTGTCCACGAGGTCGAGCACGTTCTCGTACTCGCCGTCCTCGTACACCGTCACGGCGAGGATGGGACCGAAGTACTCGGTGGAGAACACCTCGTGCTTCGGGTCGTCCGACACGAGCACGGTCGGCTCGACGAAGTAGCCCACGCTGTCGTCACACCCGCCGCCCACGAGCAGCTCCAGGTGCGGGTCGCCGGGCACGCTCTCCAGCAGCGCACGGTGCTTCGCGAACGCCCTCGCGTCGATGACGGCACCGCCGAAGTGCGAGAAGTCCGTGATGTCGCCGTACGCCACGGTCCGCGTCAGGTCGGCCAGTCGTTCGCGCAGCCCACCGTTCCACAACGAGCGCGGCACGTACGCGCGGGAGGCCGCGGAGCACTTCTGGCCCTGGTACTCGAACGCACCGCGGACGAGGGCCGCCGTCAGCTTGTCGACGTTCGCCGACGGGTGCGCGACCACGAAGTCCTTGCCGCCGGTCTCCCCGACGATGCGCGGATAGCAGCCGTAGGTGTCGAGGTTGTCGGCGATCGTGCGCCACAGCAGCTTGAACGTCGCCGTGGAGCCGGTGAAGTGCAGCCCCGCGAAACCGGGATCGGTCAACGCGACCTCGCTGACAGCGGCGCCGTCGCCGGTCACCATGTTGATCACGCCCGGAGGCAGGCCCGCCTCCTCGAAGATCTGCATCGTGTAGTGGGCGGCCAGCTGCTGTGTCGGCGTGGGCTTCCACACCACCGTGTTGCCCATGAGCGCGGGCGAGCTCGGCAGGTTGCCCGCGATGGCCGTGAAGTTGAACGGGGTGATGGCCGTGACGAAGCCGTCCAGCGGCCGGTACTCCATGCGGTTCCACGCGCCCGGCACCGAGTTCGGCTGCTCCGCCAGGATCCGCCGCGCGTACGAGACGTTGAACCTCAGGAAGTCGATCAGCTCGCACGCCGCGTCGATCTCCGCCTGCTGCACCGACTTCGACTGGCCGAGCATCGTGGCGGCGTTGATCGTGTCGCGGTAGGGACCGGCGATCAGGTCGGCCGCGCGCAGGAACACCGCCGCGCGCTCGTCGAAGGGCAGCTCGCTCCACTCGCGGGCCGCTGCCTTGGCCGCGGCCACCGCGTCGGCCACGTCGTCGTTCGTCGCCTGCGCGCTCACACCCAGGACGTGTCCGTGGTCGTGGGGTTGCACGACATCGAAGGCGTCCCCGCCCGCCATGCGGCGGCGCCCTCCGATCGTCTGGGTCAGCTCGTGCTTGTCGCTCTCCAGCTCGGCGAGTTTCGCCTGGAGCGACTCCCGCTCCGCGGTGCCTGGGGCGTACGTGTGGACCGGTTCGTTGGCCGGTACCGGAACGGATGTCACAGCGTCCATGGTGTGTCTCGCTTTCCGTATCGATCCGCCTTGTGAGCGGTGCGCAGTGACATGGTTACATGAGTTCGAGCAGGAACGGCAGTTCTTGCAGCGCATACCAGGCGAGCTCGTGGTCCTCCACGTCCCCGAGGGCCAACTCGGCGTCCTCGTCCCCGAGGTCCGCGTCGTCGATCACCTCCGCGGCGGCCAGCACGGCCTGTTCGGCCTCCGGCGCGTCCACGTGCACGGCGGCGATCGCCGTCATCGCCACCGGACCCGACACCTTCACCACGGAATCGTCGAGGTCGGGACGCAGCGTCACGTCGTCGACGTCGGCCGACACCACCACCCGCCGCGGCGGTTCCTTGTCGCCCACCTCCACCGGGTCGCTGTCGGACGCGAGCAACCGCAGCGACGCCCGCGCGGCGTCGGTGAGTGCCGCGTACTCCAGTTCCTCGGTCGTGCCACTCGTGTAGGCCTCGCGCAGCGCCGGGGTCAGCGCGAACGCCGTCCCTCCCACGGGCGCCAGTTCCTCGGCATCCAGCAACTGCCGCAGCATGCCGATGGTCGCAGGCACGTAGATCCTCACCCGTTCGTCCCTTTCAGTTCCTCGATCGCTTCGGTCACCGCACCCGCGAGCACCGTGATGTCGGACAACGCCTTGCGGTCCCCGTTGAGTCCGAAGTAGACGTTTCCCTCGTACGACGTGATCCCCACCGCCAACGCCTGTTCCCTCGCCAACGGCAACACGGGGTAGATGCGCTCCAGCGGCGCCCGCCCCGCGTACAGGCGGTGTTGCGGCCCGGGCGTGTTGGCGACCACCACGTTGAACAGCCGTCCCGACAGCGAGTTCGCCGCCCGCGCCGCCAGCGAATACATCGTGGCGGGTGCGAACCCGCTCACCCGCACCATCGCCCGGGCCGCGACCGAGCGCCTGGCACGGACCTGTTCCGCCATGGCGTGCGCGATGTGTTGCAGTCGCAACACGGGATGCGGCTCCCCCACCGGAAGGTCGACCAAACACGGGTCGACCCGGTTGTCGAGCAGGCCGACCGAGGAGAACCCGACGTCGTCGGGTGCCCGCACTGCGAGGGGCGCGAGGGCCCGCACGGTCGCCGTCTGCTCCAGGGAGCTTCCCCGGGACAGCAGCCACTGCCGCAGGGCACCGGTGACGACCGCGAAGACCACGTCGTTGATCGTGCCGCCATGCCGCCGGCGGATGTCACGCAGGTCGTCGAGGGCCGCCGACGCACCCGCGAACACCCGGCCACCACTGACCCGCGCGTTCAGCGGGCTCCGCGGCGCCGGACGCACGAGGGAACGCACCGTCGTGGCGACATCGCCCGCCGTGTCGAGCGCCCGCTCGGCCGTGGTGGTCAGGTCGCGCGCGGCGCTGCGCACGTTGTCGACGATCTCTCCCGGCCTGCGGAGGCTGTCGGTGATCGCGTCGAGCAACAGCCGAGCGCGTCCCGGGCGGGACGACGGCGTCCACTCCGTCCACGGTGCTGCGCCCTCGGTCTCGTCGTCCGAGTCCGATCCGGTCGGTTCGGCGTCCAGGATCAGTTGCCCCAGGTCGAGGGTGGCGGTGCCGTCCACCAGCGCCTGGTGGTTCTTGGTCACCAACGCGACCCTGCCGTCCTCCAACCCCTCGACCACGTACAGCTCCCACAGCGGGCGGTCTCGGTCGAGGGGACGCGCCAGCAACCTGGCCACCAGCTCGAACAACTGCTCGTCGGTGCCGGGCGCGGGAAGCGCCGAGCGCCGCACGTGGTAACTGACGTCGAAGTCACCGTCCTCCACCCACACCGGCCGCGCGAGGTGCCCCGGGACCGACTCCACGTACTGCCGGTAACGAGGCAGGTAGGACAGGCGACGCGACACCAGAGCGAGCAGACGCGCGTAGTCGAAACCCGACCGCGGCCGACGCAGAACCGCGACACTCCCGACGTGCATGGGCACGAACGGTTCCTCCAGGTAGAGGAAGGAGGCATCCAGCGCGGACAGACGGTCGGCCATGACGCGATCCTGACAGAATCCGGGCTCGAATGCCTCCGTCCGCGCCCCCGCGCCGTGATGGGAGACTGACCCGGTGGGTGACAAGCAGGCGAGGTCGCCGAAGGACCGCTTCCTGACCGTGTACGGCCGCAAGCCCGTGCTGGAGGTCCTGGCCGACGAGACTCTCGACGTCGACAAGGTGATCCTGGCCGACACCGCTCGTGGCCCGGCCGCCGCCGAGATCCGCCGCGCGGCGAAGAACCGTGGCGTCGCCGTGCAGAGCGCGAGTGCGCACCGGGTGAAGGTGCTCGCGGGCAACGGGAAGCAGGACCAGGGCGTACTGGCCGACGTCGTGGCGCCGCGCATGCTGCCCCTGACGGCCGCACTCGACCGCAGTGCGCCGCCGTCGCCGCTGCTCGTCCTGGACGGCATCACCACACCCGCGAACGTGGGCATGATCCTCCGCACGGCCACCGCCGCCGGCTTGCCCGGGATCGTGGTCCCGCGGCGCGGCGTGGCGGCACTCGATCCACTGGTCGTGAAAGCGTCGGCGGGCGTGGCGTTTCGCGCGCCCGTGCTGCGGTGCGGCTCGGCCGAGGAAGCCGTGGAGCGACTCACCGAGTCCGGCTACACCGTGTACGCGTTGGGCTCGCGGGCCGGCGCCGAGGCCACACCGTTGTTCGACGTGGACGTCCCGTCGCGCGTGGCGTTCGTCCTGGGCGGGGAGACGGACGGGGTGAGCGAGGCGGTGTCGAACCTCGCGGCGGGCTGGGTGTCGATCCCGATGCCGGGTGACGTGGAGTCGCTCAACGTGTCGGCCGCCGCGGCGGTCGTGTCCTTCGAACTGGTCCGCCGCGGCCGGTGACCGTCACGCGCGTTGCGTCACCACGAGGTGTCCGCGCAGCGACTCCAGCGTCGCCACCACGGTGCCGGGGTCGGCGGGTTGCACGCAGAACTCCTCGTCGTCGCCGACCCGCACCCGATAGTTGATGTAGCGGCCCCAGTCGGTGTCGACGAAGTGCAGGGGTGTGCGCAGCGTCCGGTAGGTGCCCGCGGGATCGCGGTCGGCCACGTACAGTTCGCCTCCGCTGCTGGTCGGCCGCTCCATCACCTTCTTGATTTCGGCGATGACGCGGGCGACGGAGCGGTCGTGGTGTGTCCGCTCGAAGCCGTCCCGCAGATCGTCGGTGCGCACCACCCAGCGGGTTCCGCCGCCGGGTCCGACTTCGGGGAGGGCGCGGACGAACGAGGCGGACAGTTCGGTGTGGTCGATGGCGGTGAGGGTGACGTGGTCGCCTCGCCGCACGGCGAGCACGCCGAGCATGCCCCGCGACGCGGCGAGCGCGCTCCAGGTGGTGTCGTCCTGCGAGATCCACCCGAAGTACTCCAGTGACGCGCTGGTGAGCACCGGCAGCAGGTCGATGAAGTCGGGGTCGAGGCGGCCGCGACCGTCGAGCAGGCCCGCGGCCGCGAGTTCCTGGTGCAACGCCGACTGTGCCGAGTCGCGTTCTTCGCGCGGGTACCACATCGGCTCGGGCTGCAACGAGATGTGCAGTGCGCCGAGGCCCTCGCGTTCGGCGGCGGCGGCGAGGGCCCCGACGGACAGTTCCACGGTGTGGCTCACTGGCCGATCACCGGTGGGGCCGTCTTGCCGAGGTCGCCGATGAAGGCTTCGTCGGGGTCGTTCTCCTGCAGGTAGGAGGCGCGCTGGTGTTCCTTGTCCTCGTCGCCCTGCCCGCGGCCTCCGGCGGCGCCCATCGGCCCCATGCCCGCGCCACCGCGTGCGCCCGCCGCGCCACCGGCNNNNNNNNNNNNNNNNNNNNNNNNNNNNNNNNNNNNNNNNNNNNNNNNNNNNNNNNNNNNNNNNNNNNNNNNNNNNNNNNNNNNNNNNNNNNNNNNNNNNCGCACTCGGCTGCTGCGCCTGTGCGGGCGCCTGCTCCTGCTGCTCCGCCTGCTGCACCTGCAGGTTGAACATCAGGCCGACGGCTTCTTCCTTCAACGAGTCGAGCATCGCGTTGAACATGTCGAAGCCCTCGCGCTGGTACTCGACCAGCGGGTTGCGCTGCGCCATCGCCCGCAGCCCGATGCCCTCCTTGAGGTAGTCCATCTCGTAGAGGTGCTCGCGCCACTTGCGGTCGAGAACGGACAGCACGACCCGGCGCTCCAGCTCGCGCATCGCGCCTTCGGCGACCTTCTCGTCGAGGTCGGCCTCGCGCTGGTCGTACGCCCGGAGGGCGTCGGCCACGAGGATCTCGCGCAGCCGATCCGCGTCGACGTCCTCGTTCTCCTCGATGATCTCTTCCCAGGTCACCCCGACCGGGTACAGCGTCTTGAGCGCCGTCCACAGCTTCGCGTGGTCCCAGTCCTCGGCGTAACCGTCGGCGGTGGCGCCGTCGACGTAGGCCGAGACGACGTCGGTGATCATGTTCTCGACCTGCTCGCGCAGGTTCTCGCCCTCCAGCACCCGGCGGCGCTCGGCGTAGATCACCTTGCGCTGCTGGTTCATCACCTCGTCGTACTTGAGGACGTTCTTGCGGATCTCCATGTTCTGCTGCTCGACCTGCGTCTGAGCGCTCTTGATCGCCCTGGAGACCATCTTGTGCTCGATCGGCACGTCGTCGGGCAGGCGCATGGTGGTCATGACGCGCTCGACCATGGCGGCGTTGAAGCGCCGCATCAGCTCGTCGCCCAGCGACAGGTAGAAGCGCGACTCACCCGGGTCACCCTGACGACCGGCGCGACCCCGTAGCTGGTTGTCGATGCGCCGCGACTCGTGCCGCTCGGTGCCGAGCACGTAGAGGCCGCCGGCCTCCAGGACCGCCTCGGCCTCCTCCTTGCACTCGGCGGTGACCTCCTCCAGCACCTTCGGCCAGGCGGCCTCGTACTCCTCGGAGTTCTCCACCGGGTCGAGACCGCGGTCGCGCAGCACCTGGTCGGCGATGATGTCGGGGTTGCCACCGAGCACGATGTCGGTGCCTCGACCGGCCATGTTCGTCGCGACCGTGACCGCGCCTCGGCGGCCCGCCTGAGCGACGATGAGCGCCTCGCGGTGGTGCTGCTTCGCGTTCAGGACCTCGTGCGGCACACCGCGCTTGAGCAGCAGCTTCGACAGGTACTCGGACTTCTCGACGCTCGTCGTGCCGACGAGGACCGGCTGACCCTTCTCGTGCCGCTCGGCGATGTCGTCGGCGACCGCCTCGAACTTCGCTTCCTCGGTCTTGTAGATGAGGTCGGCCTGGTCGACTCGCACCATCGGGCGGTTGGTCGGGATCGGGACGACACCCAGCTTGTAGGTCTGGTGGAACTCCGCCGCCTCGGTCTCGGCGGTACCCGTCATGCCGGCGAGCTTCTCGTAGAGGCGGAAGTAGTTCTGCAGCGTGATCGTGGCGAGCGTCTGGTTCTCGGCCTTGATCTCGACGCGTTCCTTCGCCTCGATCGCCTGGTGCATGCCCTCGTTGAACCGGCGCCCGGCGAGGATGCGGCCCGTGAACTCGTCGACGATGAGCACCTCGCCGTTGCGGACGATGTACTCCTTGTCCTTGCGGTAGAGCTCCTTGGCCTTGAGGGCGTTGTTGAGGAACCCGACCAGCGGCGTGTTCGCGGCCTCGTAGAGGTTCTCGATACCGAGCTGGTCCTCGACGAACTCCACACCGAGCTCGGTGACACCCACGGCGCGCTTGCGCTCGTCCACCTCGTAGTGGACGTCCTTCTTCATGAGCGGCGCGATCCGCGCGAACTCGACGTACCAGCGGGACGACTGGTCGGCCGGGCCGGAGATAATCAGCGGCGTCCGGGCCTCGTCGATGAGGATCGAGTCGACCTCGTCGACGATGGCGAAGTAGTGCCCGCGCTGCACGCAGTCGTCGAGGCTCCACGCCATGTTGTCGCGCAGGTAGTCGAAGCCGAACTCGTTGTTCGTCCCGTAGGTGATGTCGGCGGCGTACGCGCGCTTGCGCTCGGCGGGCGTCAACTCGGACCGGATGACACCGATCTCCAGCCCGAGGAACCGGTGCACCCGGCCCATCCACTCGGAGTCACGCTGTGCCAGGTAGTCGTTCGTGGTGACGACGTGCACGCCCTTGCCGGGCAGCGCGTTGAGGTAGACGGGCAGAAGGCTGGTGAGCGTCTTGCCCTCACCGGTCTTCATCTCGGCGACCTGGCCGAGATGCAGCGCCGCGCCACCCATCAACTGGACGTCGTAATGCCGCTGACCGAGAACGCGCGTCGCGGCCTCTCGCACCACGGCGAAGGCTTCCGGCAGCAGTTCGTCCAACGACTCGCCGTCGGCGTGCCGTTTCCGGAACTCGTCGGTCTTCGCCTGCAGCTCGGCGTCCGAAAGGTCCTTGACGTCGTCTTCGAGGGTGTTGACGTGGTCGGCGATACGGCGCAGCCGCTTCACCATCTTGCCCTCGCCCGCACGGAGCAGGCGGTTCAGAAGCATCGGGTCGACCTCGCTAGCGGTGTCTGTGTGGACGTCGTAGCACCCCAGCAGGGCGCCGGGCAGCACCCCCATCGTAGGGAATGTGCAGGCCCACGTGCACGCGGCGGCCCGCGCGTCGACGTCGCGCGGGCCGCCGAATCGAAAAATCGGCAGCGGGCGGCCCGGTACACCAGGCCGCCCGCGCCGTCAGCCCAGTCGTATCACCCCGTAGTCGAAACCCTTCCGGCGGTACACAACGCTCGGCTTTCCGGTGTCGGCGCAGTTGAAGAGATAGAAATCGTGTCCCACGAGTTCCATTTGGTAGAGGGCTTCGTCGATCGTCATCGGTTCGGCCGAGTGCTGCTTCTCCCTGACCACTCGCCCGGGCTGGCTCGGAGCGACGCCGTCGTCCCAGCGCGGCTCGGGTACTCCCAGAGCGTCGGACGACACCGCCTGGTCGGCCTCGGTGTCGGCAGGTGCCTCGAGCACCGCGGTCGCCGAGCGGCCACGGTTCGACGGCGTCGCGGACAGCGCTCCGGCCGCGGTGGCCTCGGCGAGCGACTCGGGTGCTCGCCGTCCGTAATGGACTCGCCGCCGGTCGTGCATGCGACGGAGCCGGCTCTCGAGCTTGCTGATCGCGGAATCGAGTGCGGCGTAGAAGTCGCCCGCCCGAGCCTCGGCTCGGACGATCGGGCCCTTACCCCTACCGGTGATTTCGACGCGCTGGCAGTTCTTGGCCTGCCTCGGGTTGGGCTCGTGGAAGAGTTCGACCTCGTAACGGATGACCTTCCTGTCGTAACGCTCCAGTCGGGCCATCTTGTCGGCGACGTGCACCCGATAGTGCTCGGGAACCTCCACGTTGCGACCCCTGATGACGATGTCCATTCACGACCTCCTCGCTTACCTACGTGCGAGTGTTGAAATGGGCGACCACTGGCACCGAAGCGACGGCGACACCGGATGCGGCAGATATCGGGCATCCGCGCCGTGTCAGGGCTCCGGCACCGGGGACATCGACTGTTCACCTCCCCTACGGCCGGGACGTCCGTTAGCGCTGCACGGTAGCCCTCGCGGCGTCACCGCAACAGTCCCCGCGGCGGGGGATACCCGGAACCGGGGGACGGTGACGGTACGAGGTGAAACCCGGGTTGCGACGGTGTCGTCGATTCCCGTTCGGAGCAGCGCACCGGTGGAAAGTTCATACCGGTGACGCAGTCGACATACCCTGGCCTGGCTCTGAGTGACCGTGGGCTGCGTCATATCCGGTCAACGACGGCCCCCCGTCTTCAGTTCCCCGACTACCCGTGTGGGTGACAAGTTGCGAGGTTTCACTCGGGCGCCTCCGAACGTGCGCGACGCCGCCGTGAGCGTCAGCGCCGCGGTCACGTCGAGCCCGTGGGCGGTGAGGACCCGGGCACACGCGTCGAGCGTGGCTCCGGTCGTGACCACGTCGTCCAGGAGAACCACGGGCGTGCCCGGGTCCGGCACTCCCCTCGGGTCGACGTGGACGCGGCCCCGCAGGTTGGCCACCCGGGCGGCGCGGTCGAGCCCCACGGCGTCGCGGGCCCGTGGGGACAACCGCAGCGCCGGGNNNNNNNNNNNNNNNNNNNNNNNNNNNNNNNNNNNNNNNNNNNNNNNNNNNNNNNNNNNNNNNNNNNNNNNNNNNNNNNNNNNNNNNNNNNNNNNNNNNNGCCCGTACAGCCGCGACCCGGCGCGCTCACCCACGCCGCCCCGGCCGGGGCCGGTGCCCTGGCGCGGGTTGGTCGACCGGTTGGGGTTGCGCGTGGTGCCACCGCCGACGGGCGGCGTCCCGACCGGACCGGCGACAGGTGCGGGAGTGTGCGTCACCGGACCACCCGGCGAGACCGGGCCGGGAGCAGGCCCGATCGGGCCGACGGGACCCGGACGCCCCACCGGCGGCGCACCACTGGTGCCGGGCGCGGCGCCTGTGGACACACCGGGAGCGGCAGGCCCCGAGGTCCCGCCCCGCACGTCGGGAATGGACGACGTACCGGTGCCGACCGCGCTCGACGAGGCGCCGGTGTCGATGGTGATGCTGCCTCCGGCGGACGACAGAGTCGTGTAACTGCGAGGGAAGTCCTGGTTCGACGAGGTCTTGGCCTCGTACTCGCTCATGACCTGAACATTGCGCTCGGCGGCCACCATGTGCTCGACACTCTTCTGGAAGTAGGTGTCGGAAGCGCCGCCGAAGCTCGTGACGTTGTCCCAGAAGCCCGGCTTCTCCGGCTTCGGCGGAACCGGCTCGACGGAGTTGGACGCCTGGTGCCAGGCCTGGGCCTGGCTGTTGACGGACTTGAACGTCACGTCCATGTTGTCGGCCGATGCGTAGAGCGCCTTCCCGAGCGGCCCCGCGCCCGCAGTGGCGGCGGACCCGGCATCACCGGTCCAGGCGGCCTCCATGCGCTCCTGGATCTTCTGGATCGCCTGGGCGCGATCGGAATAGCTCCGGCGCAGCTGAATGAGCGTTTCGGCCACCGCCTCCATGCCGCCAGTTCCTTGGCCATTTCTGAAGTTATGAAAAATCTGCTCTCCGGTGTAGCCAGACCCCATAGTCAGACCCCCTTCTGCAAGTTGTCAATGAGATCCGTGACAAATTCATCGACATCAACGCATGCTTGCCTCGGATCATCCATATAAGGTCCAGCATTGACTGTGACGATCGCCGTGCCCGAAACGGCAACCATCATCGCACAATCGCCTCGATCGCGATTATCCCGAAGACCGTAATAGGCCGCAGGGTATCCAGCGACCTCAACTTCTTCCCACAATTGGAGAACGCCGCTACGGTGCCGTTCCCGAACACCGTTCAACACAGCTTCGCTTCCCCTAGAAGGTTGGTCGATCAGGGAGACACTCAGCACTTGAGCGTGAGTGGTCTCCTTAGCGCCCCAACTACAACTTGGGCCCGTGAGTTCCGAGAGCCTTTGACCAGCCGGACCCGTCTCTTCCAACTTCTGACCTTCAATGGGATAACCCCGAGATTCAAGAAGCTCCGGAGACAGCACATCGCACGGGCGATCCATATATGAGCCTACGTCCAGCTCCGAAGGGAACGACAGAGAATTTGAAGGAGCAGCTGACGACT from the Saccharomonospora azurea NA-128 genome contains:
- the secA gene encoding preprotein translocase subunit SecA, which codes for MLLNRLLRAGEGKMVKRLRRIADHVNTLEDDVKDLSDAELQAKTDEFRKRHADGESLDELLPEAFAVVREAATRVLGQRHYDVQLMGGAALHLGQVAEMKTGEGKTLTSLLPVYLNALPGKGVHVVTTNDYLAQRDSEWMGRVHRFLGLEIGVIRSELTPAERKRAYAADITYGTNNEFGFDYLRDNMAWSLDDCVQRGHYFAIVDEVDSILIDEARTPLIISGPADQSSRWYVEFARIAPLMKKDVHYEVDERKRAVGVTELGVEFVEDQLGIENLYEAANTPLVGFLNNALKAKELYRKDKEYIVRNGEVLIVDEFTGRILAGRRFNEGMHQAIEAKERVEIKAENQTLATITLQNYFRLYEKLAGMTGTAETEAAEFHQTYKLGVVPIPTNRPMVRVDQADLIYKTEEAKFEAVADDIAERHEKGQPVLVGTTSVEKSEYLSKLLLKRGVPHEVLNAKQHHREALIVAQAGRRGAVTVATNMAGRGTDIVLGGNPDIIADQVLRDRGLDPVENSEEYEAAWPKVLEEVTAECKEEAEAVLEAGGLYVLGTERHESRRIDNQLRGRAGRQGDPGESRFYLSLGDELMRRFNAAMVERVMTTMRLPDDVPIEHKMVSRAIKSAQTQVEQQNMEIRKNVLKYDEVMNQQRKVIYAERRRVLEGENLREQVENMITDVVSAYVDGATADGYAEDWDHAKLWTALKTLYPVGVTWEEIIEENEDVDADRLREILVADALRAYDQREADLDEKVAEGAMRELERRVVLSVLDRKWREHLYEMDYLKEGIGLRAMAQRNPLVEYQREGFDMFNAMLDSLKEEAVGLMFNLQVQQAEQQEQAPAQAQQPSA
- the hpf gene encoding ribosome hibernation-promoting factor, HPF/YfiA family, translated to MDIVIRGRNVEVPEHYRVHVADKMARLERYDRKVIRYEVELFHEPNPRQAKNCQRVEITGRGKGPIVRAEARAGDFYAALDSAISKLESRLRRMHDRRRVHYGRRAPESLAEATAAGALSATPSNRGRSATAVLEAPADTEADQAVSSDALGVPEPRWDDGVAPSQPGRVVREKQHSAEPMTIDEALYQMELVGHDFYLFNCADTGKPSVVYRRKGFDYGVIRLG
- a CDS encoding ComF family protein; its protein translation is PALRLSPRARDAVGLDRAARVANLRGRVHVDPRGVPDPGTPVVLLDDVVTTGATLDACARVLTAHGLDVTAALTLTAASRTFGGARVKPRNLSPTRVVGELKTGGRR
- a CDS encoding PPE domain-containing protein; its protein translation is MGSGYTGEQIFHNFRNGQGTGGMEAVAETLIQLRRSYSDRAQAIQKIQERMEAAWTGDAGSAATAGAGPLGKALYASADNMDVTFKSVNSQAQAWHQASNSVEPVPPKPEKPGFWDNVTSFGGASDTYFQKSVEHMVAAERNVQVMSEYEAKTSSNQDFPRSYTTLSSAGGSITIDTGASSSAVGTGTSSIPDVRGGTSGPAAPGVSTGAAPGTSGAPPVGRPGPVGPIGPAPGPVSPGGPVTHTPAPVAGPVGTPPVGGGTTRNPNRSTNPRQGTGPGRGGVGERAGSRLYG
- a CDS encoding DUF3558 domain-containing protein — translated: MRRVIILSAAALISISVAGCADTEPGEALPHGNSSQSSAAPSNSLSFPSELDVGSYMDRPCDVLSPELLESRGYPIEGQKLEETGPAGQRLSELTGPSCSWGAKETTHAQVLSVSLIDQPSRGSEAVLNGVRERHRSGVLQLWEEVEVAGYPAAYYGLRDNRDRGDCAMMVAVSGTAIVTVNAGPYMDDPRQACVDVDEFVTDLIDNLQKGV